The segment ATACATTTCGTGTGTGGTAAGCATGGAAGGACAAggttaaagaattttaaaaatatgttacaatgttcgttttaaaaaaagaaatgccaaTGTTGCATAGtatatttaaagtattattaCTACTAATGTACTAACATTTTTGTATCTATTGAagtagtaaattatttttttgtttatattatttaaaaaaatcatttctattGTCTTgccaaatgtattttttttaaatcacatatAAATTCGcctaaaataaatcaaaattaatatAGTCATTTCGAAGTAAAATGTTGAACTGTTAATTAAGTAAAGATGTGTGCCCCTGTCGTGTGTACGTTGAGAGCTCTTTATTAAGCTTCACGTGATGCTATCTTCACTGGCAAATGTTATggaccaaaaaaacaactatttactGCTTTTTTCTAATATATTGTTTGCCAATGGGTGTACATTTATAACTAAAATCTTCATCTAAAAATAGCTCTCTATAAATGGGAATAACGACTAAAATTGTCAATCATTGTACTTTACCTATGGAAttgtgatatttaaaaaaactttcactTAATGGgttaacagttttattttgACCCAGCTCAAGTTACGTGTTTCTTTGTTACATCTctttaatagttaaaaaaaacactttctttttttctttcatcaaGATGGCACTATAACTTCATGACATACAATATTTAAAgtccaatatattttataagcaATAAAACgttgaaaattaaatgtaagacaatttcaaacaaggttacaaagaaagtttgtgtggaaacacaaagtcAGAATCgaatcggtccccgaagtggtccacccaggcaggtaaaagggaaagtttcaatattttcagaaagaacaccagaatgaaattatatcaaatagAAATACCgttgtatttattaaaatactgttacgtatttctggatcttctggctaaatgtactagtaggcacacaaataaaaacactgcaaagaacttaaCGACTAAActctcagcttcatataactttattgactattaactctaacaatttgttactgtaacatgtagcatagaagactgtacaatatctgtcagtttacagttagctatacttcgttgcaattcatctcttcacttcgttgcaattcatctcttctcaacttgcatcgagtcgtattccactgaacagaccaacgacacacttcccagtgtcgctccaggtctcccaaagctgaaccaagtcgtactcaaagtctaccgaatcagagccgcacacgtcttacatcgactgtatcgactgtaacggctcaagtccactgtagttcgctgtatagactttaacgacagtagtccactccagttaactctaccctagttaacttgcatcgagtcgtacacatctctcttctactgtctcgcacagtagacaacagtaccgacgactcactcacgactctatacgactgactttcacattaactttctggcttatttagagtccctaatcgcttctccaaagttgcacaaacactgcttgtatcttctggaataacacgcgAGGAAAAGTCACAtactgtctttgtttatacatgtagattccagagaacacttgctgcagtgtcatcaagtcggggtcacacgtagtgacctctatctgtcactgttcattagtaactgtccccctacttagatctgttcgtccacTGGAACAATaagtgaggacacgtcacatcctgtctttgtttgtacatgtagattccagagaacactcgctgctgtgtcatctcgccggggtcatacgttgacctctacctatcactgttcatttgtaacaatacttTTGTAAGATTTCTACTTACAAGatgattcaatttttaaaaaaattgtagtagTATAACTAGTGTTTTCTATGTAtggtcgattttttttttcctcaaaatAATTTCTAGGAAACCTTTAGCAGTTTATGAGATCATTGTCTACCACCCTCCAACAAAGAAAATCATTTTCTATACTAATATATGGAAttccaaaaatatttaaaaaatgttttctttgataCGTCACTTAGACCACCCCTCCACCTCCCAGTCAAATTTTACTCTTTCCCGCAGACACACAAACTCacaaattgtttacttttagtTTACTTCAATACTccgtaaacaaacaaatcattcgcttaaacaacaaagaaatcaaCATAATAGAGACCCGGCGTAGACTATCGCGGTGTCCAGAGGAGCCGAACAATAGCTTAATTAGGTACAGCGCGTCAAAGCGCTATCGGCTCGGCCACTCCTATTGCGGTCATTCTTGTCCAGCCTAAATAAAAACGTGTCAGCTGACCTTAAGTAAACATATACTGTCCACTTCAAACAAGAGATTCACTGAAGTTCCTTACTGCGCAAAAAGTTTACGAGATGATAACGTGTTCCGCGGCATCCACAACGCTCTGTCACAAATCACATGACAAAGAAAAGGCGCCAAATTATTCAAAGGAATGAGCTTCATTTGCAATTAAATCAGAAGGATATATTTCATTACTTGAAATACTCAGCTTCTTGAGACACTTGTGTTACATCTGAAAATCTCATCCTGTGATCAGCTTGAGTTTAAATCATTTCTTCTCTTAATATTTACAACTTGTGTTTAATTGAAACAGATCTAGTTCATTGTATATTTCTATATACAattcacaattatttttaatgtaattgaTGGCTAAGAGGTAAAGCTCTAGATTTCGAATCGGGGGATCAGGGTTCATAAACTGAAACTGACTGggttattttaattttgggatctttgggcactatcgttgttgtttttgtgaatcgattaaatagaaaaaaaataatatgaaaattattttaaacaatttttcacctttttaaaaatgtgcagTTTTTATTGTGTGTTTTCTGTTATGTGACATAATTTCTAAACATGGAAGGAAGGATATGTCGTTCAGTCTAAAACTTGACTCTCTTAGTTCTGCAAGCTATGTacgctgcattaaaaaaaagagtgagtTCGTTATTGAAACATTGCGCTTTTTAACTTAGCTAGAATGTAATCAAGACCATTCGTTGtttcaatagttaattaaacatTTCGCAGTTAAAAAAACGATCGCGTTACGTTTTCAAATGTCAATAGTATCACAGAAACGACTTTGATGCtgttaatactttaaaaaaaaaacaaaaaaaaactatttttttaatatagataaAAGAGTTCTTATCTATTAATTAACTGCTAAAATTCTTCTATTGCTCTCAATACTTCAAGATTTGTTTACTATTTTCTATATGAACAGttcaattacaaataataatttaattaattatttatttttttattgttttatgtgttgttattaacaagaaataattatgtaacttttattattagattcaatttctttttagttttgttaataatcgtgacagacagatagacagacgaagtgagtgaatataaactttgtttgcACTAAGCAATATTTTCAACTTGGTGTCAGCTTCTGTTCAGTGATGCGGTGATTCCGCTTCTAATcatatcaaaacattttttgcaGATTGCTTTTACTAGTAGTGAAAGTAACGTTACgatgagtccatccaactctatgGGTACATTAGTCTGGCAGAGTTTAGGTTGTTAGTTTATTTGCATGCCACTTTGTCATCCTCGATAGTCGAAAAGAATCTCAAATCAATCTTAGAATCAAGTAAGAATTGAGTTTAAGGGAAAGAATTTTCTGAAggagaaaatacaaaaaaataaacacggTTATGTCTCTTATAATCTTTTGCAATCCCAACGTGTAAACTTTgcttttaatgttgtcctctACATCATATCTgaatatacaaaactattttcttgaaatattttgaaaaattaattatttcaaaattatttacaGCCTAATTTGGATGTTTGGTTTTATGAAAATCTTGTAATGACAatacaaaagatgttttaaaaaatcaatgagTAATCTGTTGCACATTTCTAGCTCTTAAACtaactatataaaaacaaaaagggttTTAATCACATCAGTTAATCTACTTATCCCATTTGCTAAAAAGTTAATTACTTGGATTGCTTCCCTTAACACTCCAATCCTCACCCCTGCTCAACATTTACAATGACTGTTTCCCTTTGATGCTCCACTAGCCTATATGGATAATTGGATTTATCAAAGCGATGGTGCTAAGTAATAGAAACCCGGTGGTAACAATTATAGTGTCCAGTGCAGTTAAACAATAGCTATATTCTTTAGTGTGCTGTATCTATGTGCACTAACAACTCGGTCATTTCCAatgaattattaatattaaacacTTTAATCGTAATTCTTCATCTCTAAATGATAATTACCAACCAATGCAGATTGCGGTTGATAAttactattgtttgttttacaagtcTCGAATATTTCTTCAAAACATCTTAGTCTCAAGTCCATGCCTCCTTAACTCTGACTAACTCCTAGACTTCGACTGACAATAGCGGTTGGCAGGGTTCATACTAATATTTATGGCTCTTTTTGTCtagaaaggcaatggatgcgcccagatgaaaCACTGGTTTTGATTTCGTGTTGAGacagggcagaatctggtgtggctaatcaagccaattctagagaggcagactttgccacaattatTGCATGTGTATGCATCTGTTTCAGGGCTATACGACagggcagctttttttttccctcttgattaaggcctctttctttttttcgttATCAGCGAGGATCCTTCTAGCACAAAcagtctccatgcactccggtctttagCTTTTTCTTCCCACAAACTTTCTttgatgcctgtggctctcatgtctcgcttgcagacatctctataggtaagtcttgggcggcccttgggtctgactccctccacaAGATCAgcataaaaaatatctttcgggattctaccatctggcatgcgggtgacaagTTCCAGCCAACgtagtcttctttgtgtcaagagagcatacatgctgttcatattggccaatcttaaaacttcctggttggtgacttgatccctccaagagatgcgcATTATACGTCTCATGCTATTCAATCTTGGTACATATATGTTGACTTGCTTTCACTTCCATAGATTAGAGTGCTCATAacacaggcattgtagactaggattttggttgctGTGGTCAATTTGGCATTTTCcaagacgcgcttggagagttttgccaatgctgtagtagcttttcctattctttttgtcagctcaatgtctaaatctaggttactgGCAAGTGTTGATCCatagtaggtaaattcctgcaccaccaaTATGTATAACAGGTATTTAaacgacgtcttgtgccagaattttggtcttggagagacttattgtaaggctaaactcttgacaagcaacTGTCAAAGCATTCACTAGCTTCAGTAGATTTCTTATGAATGAGATATGAGGGCCGCGTCATTGGCGAACAGCAGCTCCCTAATCAAGATACGACgtcttttcgttttggcttcaAGACGTGACAGGTTATAAAGCCTTCAATcggatctactgtggatatatatTCCATCTTCCCTAGATATAAAAGCACTGGTTAGTAAGACTGAAAAGAAGATGACAAATAGTGTTGGAGCGTGTACTGTTTGTTTCACAAGTCtcgaatatttctttaaaaaaaaaattatgtctcAAGTCCATGCCTCCTTTACTTTGACTAACTCCTAGACTTTGGCTGACAATGGCAGCTGCCAgattttatagtttaaaaaaggtCTAAAGGACAAGTGGGTGACTGCGGTAGCAATATATCATAGCTATATTAAACTTTAAAGTAtatctgtttaaaaaatgtagagtattattttaaaattatattaggaacaaattttaatcaaacttctatatatttaaatacatcaAATACTTCTGCATCGTTATACATTTACACATGAATTGTatagacatatttttttagaatattaGTTCAACTAATTTAATCTTTAGAATGTCCGttcccactttttatttattattagtaaatatttaaataatttgtcAGAGTCTGTCATTTGGAAAATATAACTAGTTGTAAGTGATCAAAAACTAACAAAATTTGCATATCGGGACAAATCCTAGCTCAATAGCGAATAGCCAattttataagttatatattcttttaaaatgttgGAATAAAACGTAAATCTCCATTGTAACTATCTATTTCCATTTATCTATTCTTTGAAatagttattttaaatagaGAGGGAAGGGCAGTGATACACTATTGACACACTCTCATAATGCCTACACAAACATCTACTTCATTCAGCTTTGTTCCCCACAATCCCCTGCTCTTTCTTCGGCTGACCGTGACGTTGTCCACTGCGGCGGCGGTTGACTAACGCgtacagagaaaacaaaagattgtTGACATTCTTATCAGAGACACTCAGCACTTCAATCGCCATTATGGTCATCCTTGCGTAGCAAAAAATTCTTACAGCTGTCCAAACCTTGGTCGTCTGCTGACGTATGTACCCCCGAACAATGGCGTCTCCGATTGTCATACACTGGTCAAAAACTTCAAAGACAATTAGGAAGGAGTGTCTCACCTGTAGCTTTCATAAATTCGACCaatcacaaaacattttactaaaacACCAACAGGTATGTAGGAGGGGCTTACAGCCATCGGCTGACTATATCAACTTTCACAGTTCAAGTTACAGTACATTCTCTTAATCAAAATAGTGATCTCTCTTTGCGAACTTTAAGTGTTGTGGTTCTACATTGTTTGTGTTCTATTTCTTGGATTTATTTTCGTACTGTTGGGATCTACATCAGCATTTATTGTCTGATAGCTCAATTCTGATCTATTCTACAATGTATCACtcgaagaaaaagaaagacggACTTCTAAGCTACCAAGACGATGCCTGCCATGTGTATGGCTTCGAGGTGGACAAACTACTTCAAGACAATCACCCGATCAAAGTTTTTCAAGTCAGATCCAAACAAGACCACAACGTCAAGAAAGTCATTAAAGCTTATTTCAAAGACAATACTGATGTTGACCAAATAACCACAAGGCAATTCATGGCAGAAATTTCAGTACTCACCAAGATCCACCATCCTTATGTTATGGGCATGGATACCATGGGTATCTTTCCTGGTTACTTCGCATACGTGATGCCATTGTACGAAACAGGAACTCTGACCGAGGCACTGCCGACCATGAATCAGGAAAAGAGTGATGAATACCTTGTGCAGCTGTGTGCAGGACTTAAATTTCTCCATAGACATAAAATCGCTCACAGAGACGTGAAAACGGACAACGTTTTGATCACAGCAAAAGAAAAGAGGGTGGTCATTGCTGATTTCGGTTTGTCTGAAATCTTGACCACTATTGATACGCCAGTGAGCACAATAAAAGGAACCCATATGTACATTTCCCCAGAACAGTTTATCCAGAAAGAATTTAACGCTTTTAAAGTAAGTgaaatgttatattttcttaatgttCCTTAAGACTTAAGTGCTTGAATCAATTAAACATTCGGTTTCAAACGAAACTATTTAAAACACAAGTTAATTACTTTCAATCTATGAGCTGTAATAAGTAAAATTGGTTTTCATCAGAGCTTTTGAACTTCAGATattgctatctatctatctatctatctatctatctatctatctatctatctatctatctatctatctatctatctatctatctatctatctatctatctatctatctatctatctatctaaatatatatatatcattactttttttttaaattttatttattcttttatctattaataatgtttaatatagtgtatttattttttatttaatttgatcaAGTATGTCTCGTTTTGGACTGTAATTGTTTTTGAACTAAGCTAGTTTTACCTTGTTAATATTAAGCACCACATATCGGCTGTacataaaatgtaattattaaaaaaaactatgcaTATAATAACAAATTGTACATGTTTTATCTTGATTTGAAATTTCTTGACCTGTATAATATCTTGATCAAGATCTGATTCACCTTATACATATGTTGCTTTGATATACCATCAAAACGACAAGGCAATGATCTCATACTCTctgtattgttttctttacaGTGTGATATGTACGCACTAGGAGTAGTCTACTGGTGTATGGTTTTCAAAGTCGATGTCTTTGATTTAAAGAGCAACGAACAAATGAAGGAATCAATCAATACTTTGTGTGATACTAGTATAGACTGGTAAGTCAAGCATTTATATTCAATATTTTGTTATGACTTTtattaataagtaaaaataaaaatcatctCATGTCTCAGTTGAAATTCAAATGTTAAAAACTGTCAATCTTGTTTTGCTTTGAATAATATGTTGTACAACTTTTTACAATACTTCTATTCAAGTCGAACATTCTGAATGGGTGTGCACAATCTGGATGGACACGGTTCTCAAAAACGGCTGTAACGATTTTCCTTAAAatttgacaattattttttttttcaggctggTTTTGACTAATCTTTTGGACCCGAGCCCTGTCGATAGGTTAACCTGTTACAATCTCCTCTGCGTACTGGAGCAGCCTGAATATCGTTTTAGAGACAGAATAGCCAGTCTTAGAGGTAATGGAAAAATGTTCTATCAGTCTGTCATCAATGTTTTAGTCTGTCCAGTGTCTGTCTAGgctgtttaattattttaaagtttttaaatcttttatcaacctaacaaattatttttcaaacctTTAAATTCTTTTTGGACACCTGTTTATAATATCAACAAattgcttctttttattttatttccattcTAAGTTTAAAcgcaaagtttttttctttgtcttccgCAGAACAACGCTTTATATAAATGTCAAGGTGGATTCCTTTTGACCAAACGAAAGACTGTTCTCTTTGCTTCAAGCCATATGTGACGTCATAGCCAGGACTTGAAACTTAATTGtaaatttgtatataatataatctCTGTACCACAGATCATCAATTATTCTAATAaagtttttgtcttttaaatctttaaaaaaaatctttgttttgtttcattttgttattgttgttattgttttttttaaataattttttttttagtttgaatgttcatttgaaacatctattaataacaaaataaattttagaaaaaacatttaacaatagTATTTCATCATACTTCTAAGTACAACACAAATGTACGTCACTCTGTATTAAATCAGAGGATTTATTGAGAATGCGTTGCTAGAAACgcttacaaaaaataattctttgctcctaaataaaagtttattgtCTAAACATCTAATGAACACATTTAAGTACAAATCATTGTCTTTCTTTAGAGTGAATCAATAACACGATAAACTTCCCCAAAGTTTAAAAAGTGAGCCTGATTTTATCCATATAGTAAAGACACatacttatacatatatataataacattcTCTTTTGCAGTTATTATTAATACTGCATTAAGTTAAGGGTTAAATCAGTAAagatcaaatgaaaaaaaaaacaaaataaaattgtcaatATCAGACTTTAATAACttgtaatgatttttaaaataatgaaattctgATAGATGGTTGTTCATTGTGGTGTTGTATCAGTAGTAAAATATACGCGTGGTGCAAGGAAAtagtaaatgtttattttaagctTAACATAGCTTTGTTTGATCGCTAGTTGAACTTTGATTAAATAATcccttaaaaaaatcattaaataaaaatttatgtcaattattacttaaagaaacaaaatagaacAAATTAAAAAGTGATTTGACTGtcaacccctcccccccagctcacatatttaaaaaagtaaaacttgtACTCCAGTTTAAACTacatgttatatatttatactctCCATTCTAGTATTGTTATTGTGTAgcagacattagttggtgaaatgAAAAGATACTTGGATGTTGTACTGGTTACATGACATCGTAGTTAGCTATATGTCATAGAAAAAGATAATCTGTCAATCATCTAAACAGgttaatatcaataataataattctctattgtaaaagaaataatattatattattgattTTATAGTTTCCGATAAATAGTTGGGTACGGTTATTTAATCAGTCGtctaacttatttttttaatgcatagtttgtaagcatttaattacaaaaatactTTGGTGTAGTAGAATATGTCCacattaacccccccccccacattaacgcccccccccactcacacAAATCTTAGTAcattaatcttttatttttaaatttaacattaaagcagaaaaaaaaagattgaaatcTTGTAAAAAAATTGGAAGTACCAAAACATTTAATGAATAAAGTATTAATTTCAAAtcatatgtatttaaaaaaaaaagttataactcTAGAAACTGGGCAGTTTTCTCCAGTCATAACTCTCAACCCTCACCCTCGTACAAAAACagactcatacacacacacttgttTTCTTTAGGTTCTTTTTGACGCTCCGTGACTTAAACAGACAGTGAACTATACCGACAAAAACATTTACGTGTTAGAGACCTGGCGTTGACATTCATGGTGTCCTGTACCATTGAACAATAACTTCATTAAATGTATTACGTGGCCAATCCTTAAGTCAACATTCCTACACAgcctaaacaaaaataagataagCTATGTCGACTGTGTGCTTTGAATGTCTACCAGTACACTTGGAACTGTAACTTGGATTCTTTTGCTGGACA is part of the Biomphalaria glabrata chromosome 10, xgBioGlab47.1, whole genome shotgun sequence genome and harbors:
- the LOC129928536 gene encoding uncharacterized protein LOC129928536, which produces MYHSKKKKDGLLSYQDDACHVYGFEVDKLLQDNHPIKVFQVRSKQDHNVKKVIKAYFKDNTDVDQITTRQFMAEISVLTKIHHPYVMGMDTMGIFPGYFAYVMPLYETGTLTEALPTMNQEKSDEYLVQLCAGLKFLHRHKIAHRDVKTDNVLITAKEKRVVIADFGLSEILTTIDTPVSTIKGTHMYISPEQFIQKEFNAFKCDMYALGVVYWCMVFKVDVFDLKSNEQMKESINTLCDTSIDWLVLTNLLDPSPVDRLTCYNLLCVLEQPEYRFRDRIASLRGNGKMFYQSVINVLVCPVSV